In a single window of the Scyliorhinus torazame isolate Kashiwa2021f chromosome 2, sScyTor2.1, whole genome shotgun sequence genome:
- the LOC140407749 gene encoding C-X-C chemokine receptor type 2-like, whose product MEFDDLEKWQKYFDNYSDYEEFYLDPVTFACTPIVNESINVVIAVVYSLVCFLAVTGNMVVMVVIFYNRRIMSSTDIYLLHLAVADLLFAVTLPFWAVDAISGWVFGDAMCKIISLLQEVNFYSGILLLACISVDRYLSIVYSTKIHQQKGPFLIKVICAVVWVLAILLSLPILYKGEYTPAGIDRTMCYEILDGKSAETWKITTRFLRHIIGFLIPLAVMIFCYSVTIWRLCQTRGFQKQKAMKVIIAVVLAFLICWLPHNITVFIDTLMRSKYIDYICDRRKHIDRALIGTQILGFLHSCINPILYAFIGVKFRNNLLKLLAMIGIIKQSEEIHQKASTSLSSVSGLT is encoded by the coding sequence ATGGAATTCGATGATTTGGAAAAGTGGCAAAAGTATTTTGACAATTATTCTGATTACGAAGAGTTTTACCTTGATCCAGTCACATTTGCCTGCACACCCATTGTAAATGAATCAATCAACGTGGTGATTGCTGTTGTCTATAGCCTGGTGTGTTTCCTCGCTGTGACAGGGAACATGGTTGTAATGGTCGTCATATTTTACAATCGACGCATAATGTCGTCCACAGACATCTACCTGCTTCACCTGGCAGTGGCCGATCTCCTATTCGCTGTGACCTTGCCCTTTTGGGCAGTGGATGCCATATCTGGCTGGGTGTTTGGTGATGCCATGTGTAAGATCATCAGCCTGTTACAGGAAGTTAACTTTTACAGTGGGATTCTGTTACTGGCCTGTATCAGTGTCGACCGCTATCTGTCCATCGTCTACTCCACAAAGATCCACCAGCAGAAGGGGCCATTTCTAATCAAGGTGATCTGTGCTGTTGTCTGGGTGTTGGCCATTCTTCTGTCTTTGCCGATTCTGTACAAGGGCGAATATACTCCAGCTGGTATCGACAGAACCATGTGTTATGAAATACTTGATGGTAAATCAGCTGAAACATGGAAAATAACCACCAGGTTTCTGAGGCACATTATTGGGTTCCTCATTCCTCTGGCTGTGATGATCTTCTGCTACAGTGTGACGATCTGGAGATTGTGTCAAACGAGGGGGTTCCAGAAACAGAAAGCCATGAAAGTCATCATAGCGGTGGTGCTGGCCTTCCTCATCTGTTGGCTCCCGCACAATATCACCGTGTTCATCGACACGCTGATGAGGAGCAAGTACATTGATTATATTTGTGACAGGCGTAAACATATTGACAGGGCTCTGATTGGAACACAGATTTTGGGATTCCTGCACAGCTGCATCAACCCAATCCTGTACGCATTCATCGGGGTGAAATTCAGGAACAACCTGCTCAAGCTCTTGGCTATGATAGGAATCATTAAACAAAGCGAAGAGATACATCAgaaagcatccacatccctctCCTCTGTTTCTGGCCTCACTTGA